Below is a window of Nocardioides sp. S-1144 DNA.
AGGAGAGCAGGAAGTCGATGACGAACGACATCACCGCGTCGACCGCGCCGGTGGCGTAGCCCGCGATGAGGCCGAAGGTCACCCCGACGATGGTCGAGATCACCGTGGCCAGCACCGCGATGAACAGCGAGGTGCGCAGGCCGTAGAGGAGCAGCGACAGGTTGTCGAGGCCGGTGCCGGGCTCGATGCCCAGCGGGTGGTCCCAGGTGAAGGGGTGCAGCGGCGGGCCCACGCGGGGCAGTCCGTCGAACTCCAGCAGGTCGGTGAGCGCGGCCTGGCCCGGACCGATCTTGTGGTAGAGACCGAAGGCGTTGCTGATCACCGGCGCCAGCAGGGCCAGCGCGACCATGACGAACAAGATGGTGCCGCAGACGACGGCGACCTTGTCGTGGGCCAGCCGGCCCATCGCGATCCTCGTGGGCGAACGACCCGCGAGCTCCTTGACCGGTTCGGACTTCCCGGGTTCGGGTTCGAACCCTTCTTCCATCACCTCGGTGTTGAGCGACGTCATATCCACCTCGGGGAGCCACCGAGCGTGGCTCCGTCCTCGTGCCAGACCGGCAGTTCGAGCACCGCCGGGCGCGCTGCGCGCCGTCAGGGACTCTAGGCGACCCGATCGCGATCGAGGGGTACGCGGCGGTAACGATCTGGTCTCGACCAGTGGGACGCTCCGCCGACGATCAGCCTCGGGACGGGAGATCCTTCGCCGCGACGGCGTCCACGCCCGCTTCCTTGCGCTGCTGGGGCGTGATGGGCGCAGGCGCCGCGGTGAGCGGGTCGTAGCCGCCGCCGGACTTCGGGAAGGCGATGACGTCGCGGATCGAGTCGGTGCCGGCGAGCAGCGAGACGATGCGGTCCCAGCCGAACGCGATGCCGCCGTGCGGCGGGGCACCGTAGCCGAAGGCGTCGAGCAGGAAGCCGAACTTCTCCTGCGCCTCGGCCTCCTCGATGCCCATGATCGCGAAGACCCGCTTCTGCACGTCCTCGCGGTGGATACGGATCGACCCGCCGCCGATCTCGTTGCCGTTGCAGACGATGTCGTAGGCCCACGCCAGGGCGTTGCCGGGGTCGGAGTCGAAGGAGTCGAGGTCCTGCGGGGAGGTGAAGGCGTGGTGGACCGCGGTCCACGCACCGCTGCCGACCGCGACGTCGCCCGCGGCGGTCGCCTCGTCGGCCGGCTCGAAGAGGGGCGCGTCGACGACCCACAGGAAGCTCCACGCCGACTCGTCGATCAGGCCGCCGCGGCGGCCGATCTCGAGGCGGGCGGCGCCGAGCAGCGCCCGGCTGCTCTTGACGGCTCCCGCGGCGAAGAAGATGCAGTCACCGGGCTGGGCACCCACGTGGGCGGCGATCCCGGCACGCTCGGCGTCGGTGAGGTTCTTCGCGACCGGGCCGGTCAGCTCGCCGTCCTCCTGGACCAGCACGTAGGCCAGGCCGCGGGCCCCGCGCTGCTTGGCCCACTCCTGCCAGGCGTCGAGCTGCTTGCGGGGCTGGCTCGCTCCCCCGGGCATCACCACGGCGCCCACGTAGGGCGCCTGGAAGACGCGGAAGGTGGTGTCGGCGAAGAACTCGGTGCACTCGGTGAGCTCGAGACCCATCCGCAGGTCGGGCTTGTCGGAGCCGAAGCGCGCCATCGCCTCGGCGTAGGTCATCCGCGGCAGCGGGGTCGGCACCTCGTGGCCGACCAGCGCCCACAGCGCGCTGAGGATCTCCTCGGCCACGGCGAGCACGTCGTCCTGCTCGACGAAGCTCATCTCGATGTCGAGCTGGGTGAACTCCGGCTGCCGGTCGGCGCGGAAGTCCTCGTCGCGGTAGCAGCGCGCGATCTGGTAGTACCGCTCCATCCCGGCGACCATCAGCAGCTGCTTGAACAGCTGCGGGCTCTGCGGCAGGGCGTACCAGCTGCCGGGGGCCAGTCGGGCCGGCACCAGGAAGTCGCGGGCGCCCTCGGGCGTGCTGCGGGTCAGCGTCGGCGTCTCGATCTCCACGAAGTCGTGGCGGTCCAGCACGTCGCGCGCGGCCTTGTTGACCTTGCTGCGCAGGCGCAGCGCCTGGTTCGGGCCGGTGCGACGCAGGTCGAGGTAGCGGTGCTTGAGCCGCGCCTCCTCACCGACGTCGACGTGGTCGCTGATCGGGAACGGCAGCGGCGCCGAGGCGCTGAGCACCTCGACGTCGGTGGCGACGACCTCGATCGCGCCCGTGGCCAGGTTGGGGTTCTCGTTGCCCTCCTTGCGGGTCACGACCTCGCCGGTGACCTTGAGGCAGTACTCCGCCCGCAGCGCGTGCGCGACCTGCTCGTCGCGGACGACGACCTGGACGACGCCGCTGGCCTCGCGCAGGTCGATGAAGGCCACCCCGCCGTGGTCGCGGCGGTTGGCGACCCACCCGGCGAGGATGACGGTCTGGCCGGCGTGCTCGGCGCGGAGGGCGCCGGCGTCGTGGGTGCGGATCACTGTGTTGACTCCTTGGAGGTAGAGCTCGAGGAAACCACCTGCGGTCGCAGGTCCTCGGTGGGTGGGGTCCAGGTGGCCGGGTCGGCGTCGACCTGGTCCCCCGATCGGATGTCCTTGACCTGGTGGCGCGGCGCGTCGTCGCCGTCCTGGGTGAACCAGACGTAGGGGATGCCGCGCCGCTCGGCGTTGCGGATCTGCTTGCCGAACTTCTGCGCCGACGCCGCGACCTCGCACGGGACGCCGCGGGCGCGCAGCGCCGTGGCCACCTCGTCGCCGGCGCCCCGCGACGCCTCGTCGGCCAGGGCCACCAGCACCGCGCTGGGCACCTTGCGGTCGGCGGTGAGGCCGGTGCGCGCGAGGAGGGGGACGACGACCCGGCTGACACCGAGAGAGATGCCGACGCCGGGGTAGGTCGAGCGGCCGTCGCTGGCCAGGGCGTCGTAGCGCCCCCCCGAGCAGATCGAGCCGAGCGACTCGTAGCCGTCGAGACGGGTCTCGAAGACCGTGCCGGTGTAGTAGTCGAGGCCGCGCGCGATCGACAGGTCGGCCTCGACCCGGACCCGGTCGGTGACCAGGCCGGCGCACGACCCGACGAGCTCGGCCAGCTCGGCGAGCCCCTCGTCGAGCAGCGGGTGCTCGACGCCCAGCCCGCGCACGGCGTCCACGAAGGAGGTGTCGGTCGAGCGGATGGTCGCCAGGGCCAGCACCCGGTCGGCGGTCGCCGGGTCGATCCCGGCGTCGGCGAGGAGGAGCTCGTGGACCTTCGCGGGGGGCAGCTTGTCGAGCTTGTCGACCAGGCGCATGACCTCGTCGACCTGGTCGCCCGCGGCGATACCCAGCCCGGCGTAGAAGCCCTGGATCAGCTTGCGGTTGTTGACCTGGAGGCGGAAGCCGGGCAGGAAGTCGAGCCGGCTGAGCGCGTCGACCATGACGCGGGTGACCTCGACGTCGTGGTGGAAGGGCAGCACGTCGCGCCCGATGATGTCGATGTCGGCCTGGGCGAACTCGCGGAACCGGCCCTCCTGGGGCCGCTCGCCGCGCCACACCTTCTGGATCTGGTAGCGCCGGAACGGGAAGTCGAGCCGGCCGGCGTTCTCGAGCACGTAGCGCGCGAAGGGCACGGTGAGGTCGAAGTGCAGCCCGAGGCCGGCGTGGCCCTCGGCCGACTCCTCGTGCAGCCGCCGCAGCAGGTAGACCTCCTTGGAGGTGTCGCCCTTGCGGAGCAGCTGGTCGAGCGGCTCCACGGCGCGCGTCTCGATGCCGGCGAAGCCGTGCAGCTCGAAGGTCGCGCGCAGGGTGTCGATGACCTGCTGCTCGACGAAGCGCTGCTCGGGCAGCAGCTCGGGGAACCCGCTGAGCGGGGTGGTCTTGGCCATGTCACAGGTCCTGGAGGAAGGGGTTGGTCGCGCGCTCGCGGCCGATGGAGGTCTGCTCGCCGTGCCCGGGCAGCACCACGACGTCGTCGCGGAGCGGGAGCACCTTCTCGCGCAGGCTCCGCAGCATCGTGGGGTGGTCGCCGCCGGGCAGGTCGGTGCGGCCGATCGAGCCGGCGAAGAGCAGGTCGCCGGAGAACATGACCTCGGAGATGTCGGCCTGCTGCTCGGTGTAGGGCGTGCGGAAGGTGACCGAGCCCTCGGTGTGGCCCGGGGTGTGGTCGACGACGAGACGCAGCCCCGCCAGCTCGAGGGACTGGGCGTCGGCGAGCTCGCGGACGTCGTCCGGCTCGGCGAAGGTGTGGTTGCCGCCGAGCAGCATCGCGGCGGTCTCCGCCGACATGCCCTGCATCGGGTCGGCGAGCAGGTGCCGGTCGTCGGGGTGGATCCAGGCGGTCGCGTCGTAGGTGCCGGCCACGGGCGCCACGCACCACATGTGGTCGACGTGGCCGTGGGTCACGAGCACGGCGACCGGCTTGAGCCGGTGCTCGCGCACGACGTCGGCGACGCCGGGTGCGGCGTCCTTGCCGGGGTCGATGACCACGCACTCGGTGCCGGGTCCGGTGGCCGCGACGTAGCAGTTGGTGCCCCACGGTCCTGCGGGGAAGGCGGCGATGAGCACCGCCTCAGGGTAGCGACGTCGGAGGCGGTCGCCCGCCCCGGTGTCCGACAGGGTGGTGCCCCGTCCCCTAGGGTAGGACTGCGCCAGCCGCACGAAGATGGCCGACGAAGAGGATACGCAGTGACGAGCAGCGAATGGGGCCGCGTCGACGACGACGGCACCGTCTACGTGAAGACCGCCGACGGCGAGCGTTCGGTGGGGTCCTACCCCGCCGGGACACCGCAGGAAGCCCTCC
It encodes the following:
- the aspS gene encoding aspartate--tRNA ligase; translated protein: MIRTHDAGALRAEHAGQTVILAGWVANRRDHGGVAFIDLREASGVVQVVVRDEQVAHALRAEYCLKVTGEVVTRKEGNENPNLATGAIEVVATDVEVLSASAPLPFPISDHVDVGEEARLKHRYLDLRRTGPNQALRLRSKVNKAARDVLDRHDFVEIETPTLTRSTPEGARDFLVPARLAPGSWYALPQSPQLFKQLLMVAGMERYYQIARCYRDEDFRADRQPEFTQLDIEMSFVEQDDVLAVAEEILSALWALVGHEVPTPLPRMTYAEAMARFGSDKPDLRMGLELTECTEFFADTTFRVFQAPYVGAVVMPGGASQPRKQLDAWQEWAKQRGARGLAYVLVQEDGELTGPVAKNLTDAERAGIAAHVGAQPGDCIFFAAGAVKSSRALLGAARLEIGRRGGLIDESAWSFLWVVDAPLFEPADEATAAGDVAVGSGAWTAVHHAFTSPQDLDSFDSDPGNALAWAYDIVCNGNEIGGGSIRIHREDVQKRVFAIMGIEEAEAQEKFGFLLDAFGYGAPPHGGIAFGWDRIVSLLAGTDSIRDVIAFPKSGGGYDPLTAAPAPITPQQRKEAGVDAVAAKDLPSRG
- the hisS gene encoding histidine--tRNA ligase, yielding MAKTTPLSGFPELLPEQRFVEQQVIDTLRATFELHGFAGIETRAVEPLDQLLRKGDTSKEVYLLRRLHEESAEGHAGLGLHFDLTVPFARYVLENAGRLDFPFRRYQIQKVWRGERPQEGRFREFAQADIDIIGRDVLPFHHDVEVTRVMVDALSRLDFLPGFRLQVNNRKLIQGFYAGLGIAAGDQVDEVMRLVDKLDKLPPAKVHELLLADAGIDPATADRVLALATIRSTDTSFVDAVRGLGVEHPLLDEGLAELAELVGSCAGLVTDRVRVEADLSIARGLDYYTGTVFETRLDGYESLGSICSGGRYDALASDGRSTYPGVGISLGVSRVVVPLLARTGLTADRKVPSAVLVALADEASRGAGDEVATALRARGVPCEVAASAQKFGKQIRNAERRGIPYVWFTQDGDDAPRHQVKDIRSGDQVDADPATWTPPTEDLRPQVVSSSSTSKESTQ
- a CDS encoding MBL fold metallo-hydrolase, whose amino-acid sequence is MLIAAFPAGPWGTNCYVAATGPGTECVVIDPGKDAAPGVADVVREHRLKPVAVLVTHGHVDHMWCVAPVAGTYDATAWIHPDDRHLLADPMQGMSAETAAMLLGGNHTFAEPDDVRELADAQSLELAGLRLVVDHTPGHTEGSVTFRTPYTEQQADISEVMFSGDLLFAGSIGRTDLPGGDHPTMLRSLREKVLPLRDDVVVLPGHGEQTSIGRERATNPFLQDL